One stretch of Chryseobacterium sp. LJ668 DNA includes these proteins:
- the pncA gene encoding bifunctional nicotinamidase/pyrazinamidase, which yields MKKALIIVDVQNDFCEGGALAVPGANEIIPYINLLMEENEYDQIVLTQDWHPANHNSFASNNGKNVGESIILNGVPQFMWPDHCVEGTFGADFHKDLNREKVTHIVQKGKNSEIDSYSGFQDNNHFMKTGLDDFLKYHDIQLLEIVGLAMDYCVKFTATDAVANGYVTCLHFNGTRAVNVKPDNGKDAIFEMLQKGVTVLG from the coding sequence ATGAAAAAAGCATTGATAATCGTAGATGTACAAAATGATTTTTGTGAAGGAGGAGCATTAGCCGTACCCGGAGCAAATGAAATAATTCCGTACATTAATCTTCTGATGGAAGAAAATGAATATGACCAGATCGTCCTGACCCAAGACTGGCATCCGGCGAATCATAACAGTTTTGCCAGCAACAACGGGAAAAATGTGGGCGAAAGTATTATTTTAAATGGTGTACCGCAGTTTATGTGGCCTGATCATTGTGTGGAAGGAACTTTCGGGGCAGATTTTCATAAAGATTTAAACAGAGAAAAGGTTACTCATATTGTTCAGAAAGGGAAGAATTCAGAGATTGACAGTTATAGCGGTTTTCAGGATAATAATCACTTTATGAAGACAGGACTGGATGATTTTTTAAAATATCATGATATTCAATTGTTGGAAATTGTAGGTTTAGCTATGGATTACTGCGTAAAATTTACGGCCACAGATGCCGTTGCCAACGGATATGTTACCTGCCTTCATTTTAACGGAACGCGTGCCGTCAATGTAAAACCTGATAACGGAAAAGATGCTATCTTTGAAATGTTACAAAAAGGTGTGACAGTTTTAGGATAA
- a CDS encoding pseudouridine synthase, translating to MEKKYSKVEKEPFVSNQSEERKPFGQTNFKRGGEGRSSSDKRGKYERGSLKYGRRPGSETDRDDDRARSFVQKRRFKKVEKDVHKDTIRLNKYIANSGICSRREADELIVQGLVEVNGQVVTEMGYQVEKTDKVVFDGQGITPEKPVYVLLNKPKGYISTTKDDKARKTVMDLVANASPYRVFPVGRLDRSTTGVILLTNDGHMTKKLTHPSFDAKKIYHVTLDKKLTNEDMRLIVEGIRLEEGIATVDQISFIEGKPKNEIGMEIHIGWNRVIRRIFQRLGYEVEALDRVMFAGLTKKNIKRGHWRILTDLEVNTLKML from the coding sequence ATGGAAAAAAAATACTCAAAAGTTGAAAAAGAACCTTTTGTATCCAACCAAAGTGAAGAGAGAAAGCCTTTTGGCCAAACAAACTTCAAAAGAGGAGGAGAGGGAAGAAGCAGCTCAGATAAAAGAGGTAAATATGAAAGAGGCAGCTTAAAATACGGAAGAAGACCTGGAAGCGAAACCGACAGAGATGACGACAGAGCAAGATCTTTTGTACAGAAAAGAAGATTTAAAAAGGTTGAAAAAGACGTTCATAAAGATACCATTCGTCTGAATAAATACATCGCAAATTCAGGAATTTGCAGTAGGAGAGAAGCTGATGAACTGATTGTTCAGGGATTGGTAGAAGTAAACGGACAGGTAGTTACCGAAATGGGATATCAGGTTGAGAAAACGGATAAAGTAGTTTTCGACGGACAGGGCATTACCCCAGAAAAGCCGGTCTATGTGCTTTTAAATAAGCCTAAAGGTTACATCTCAACAACAAAAGACGACAAAGCTAGAAAAACAGTAATGGATTTGGTTGCGAATGCATCTCCTTACCGTGTGTTCCCTGTCGGAAGACTAGACCGTTCTACAACAGGAGTTATTCTTTTGACGAATGACGGTCACATGACAAAAAAATTGACACACCCGTCTTTTGATGCTAAAAAAATCTATCATGTCACTTTGGATAAGAAATTAACCAATGAAGATATGAGACTGATTGTAGAAGGCATTCGTCTTGAGGAAGGAATTGCAACTGTAGATCAAATATCCTTCATTGAAGGGAAGCCTAAAAATGAGATCGGAATGGAAATTCATATCGGCTGGAATCGTGTGATCAGAAGAATTTTCCAAAGATTAGGATACGAAGTTGAAGCACTGGACAGAGTAATGTTTGCAGGATTGACCAAGAAAAACATCAAACGTGGACACTGGAGAATCCTTACAGATCTTGAGGTGAATACTTTGAAGATGCTTTAA
- the aroB gene encoding 3-dehydroquinate synthase yields MITFLDRNFSQLNDFLSEKTFSKIFILIDENTHEYCLPVLLGNLETEINFEILEIEPGEEMKNIQTANHLWEILTEMQADRKALVINLGGGVITDMGGFVASTYKRGIQFINIPTTLLSMCDASIGGKTGIDLMHYKNMVGTFSIPEQIFVYPQFLETLPYKELRSGFAEMLKHGLIADRSHWEELIQIQKLDADSVLVHIQTSMDIKQNIVEKDFHEKNIRKTLNFGHTIGHAIESLCLEKENPILHGEAVALGMICETHLSYLEGLLSKGDSETVITNIQKYYPFIDLREFTYEGILKLLLNDKKNTDNKINFSLLSEIGFCVYNYECDIKNIQKCLDYYRLLSGF; encoded by the coding sequence ATGATCACTTTCCTAGACCGTAATTTTTCTCAGTTAAATGATTTTCTTTCCGAAAAAACTTTCAGCAAAATATTTATTCTAATAGACGAAAATACGCATGAATATTGTCTTCCTGTTCTTTTAGGCAATTTAGAAACAGAAATTAATTTTGAAATTTTGGAAATTGAACCCGGCGAGGAAATGAAAAATATACAGACCGCTAATCACTTATGGGAAATTTTGACCGAAATGCAGGCTGACCGAAAAGCGCTGGTCATCAATCTAGGCGGCGGAGTGATTACAGATATGGGTGGTTTTGTGGCTTCAACCTATAAAAGAGGAATTCAATTTATCAATATACCAACAACATTATTATCAATGTGTGATGCTTCTATAGGCGGAAAAACCGGGATTGATCTGATGCATTATAAAAATATGGTTGGAACATTCAGTATTCCGGAACAAATTTTTGTTTATCCTCAATTTCTGGAAACGCTTCCTTATAAAGAACTGCGAAGTGGTTTTGCTGAAATGCTGAAACATGGATTAATCGCAGACCGATCACATTGGGAAGAACTTATACAGATTCAGAAGCTTGATGCAGACAGTGTTTTAGTGCATATTCAGACCTCGATGGATATTAAACAAAATATCGTTGAGAAAGATTTTCACGAAAAAAATATAAGAAAAACTTTAAATTTCGGACATACAATTGGTCACGCAATTGAAAGCTTATGTTTAGAAAAAGAAAATCCAATTCTTCACGGTGAGGCTGTTGCACTGGGGATGATTTGCGAAACGCATCTTTCTTATTTAGAAGGCTTACTTTCTAAAGGAGATTCGGAAACTGTCATTACGAATATTCAGAAATATTATCCTTTTATAGATTTAAGGGAGTTTACTTATGAAGGTATTCTAAAACTTCTATTAAATGATAAGAAAAACACAGATAATAAGATCAACTTTTCATTGCTTTCTGAGATAGGTTTTTGTGTTTATAATTATGAGTGTGACATTAAAAACATTCAAAAATGTCTTGATTATTATAGATTATTAAGTGGTTTTTGA
- a CDS encoding porin family protein yields the protein MKKLILGLALTAGSLAFAQTTTTTTSTSSAIRFGIKAGMNVASLSDDAGLEDQKSKIGFNAGVFASIPLAESFSIQPEILYSQYGAKIENTDEFTVLGTTTRNVESYSTNLDYITVPVMFQYNFVPNFYVEAGPEFGFLISAKNKGDRNTTVTTGSNVSTSSSSYTEDIDKDNLNTFNFGVGIGAGYYFTDNIGITARYVAGVTDVAKDRPSGSDAVRNNTFQVGLAYKF from the coding sequence ATGAAAAAGTTAATTTTAGGACTAGCGTTAACAGCAGGTTCATTAGCATTCGCTCAGACAACAACGACAACTACTTCTACGTCATCAGCAATTAGATTTGGTATCAAAGCTGGAATGAACGTAGCTTCATTGTCAGATGATGCAGGACTTGAAGATCAGAAATCAAAGATCGGCTTTAATGCAGGTGTTTTTGCGTCGATTCCATTAGCAGAATCTTTCAGCATTCAGCCAGAGATTTTGTATAGCCAATACGGAGCAAAAATAGAAAATACAGACGAATTTACTGTTCTAGGTACCACTACAAGAAATGTAGAGTCTTATTCTACAAATCTTGATTATATTACTGTACCGGTAATGTTCCAATATAATTTTGTGCCAAATTTTTATGTTGAAGCAGGTCCAGAATTCGGATTTTTAATCAGTGCTAAGAACAAAGGAGACAGAAATACAACAGTTACAACTGGATCAAATGTTTCGACAAGTTCATCTAGTTACACTGAGGATATTGACAAGGATAACTTGAATACTTTCAACTTTGGTGTTGGTATCGGTGCTGGTTACTACTTCACAGACAATATCGGTATTACTGCTAGATACGTTGCAGGTGTTACAGATGTTGCTAAAGACAGACCTAGCGGTTCTGATGCTGTAAGAAACAATACTTTCCAAGTTGGTTTAGCTTACAAATTCTAA
- the purF gene encoding amidophosphoribosyltransferase — protein MKSLDIHKSEYLKQFENQTYGRNLFRTQEEERLDAPNEECGIFGMYSDNDLDTFSLSQFGLFALQHRGQEACGISVLKDGKITNMKDEGLVLDVYKEIQDPEAFMGNSAIGHTRYTTAGDKKKYNFQPFFAKNEYDQIILSIAHNGNLTNARELKNELEAEGVVFRATSDSEVILRLIQKNLDLGLRGAIKATMEKIEGAYSVVGMTRNKFFAFRDFNGIRPLVLGAVDEKTYVVASESVALDAVGAQYVRDILPGEIIYTNENEPGKLNSYMVNEERGKQRICSFEYIYFARPDSTLQNINVYEIREKSGEKIWEQAPVEADIVIGVPDSGVPAAIGFSKASGIPFRPVLIKNRYIGRSFIVPTQEMRERVVNLKLNPIISEIKGKRVVIIDDSIVRGTTSKRLVKILKEAGVKEIHFRSVSPPIIAPCYLGIDTPSKDDLISANMTTEQLRDYLGVDSLEFLSTDNLKAILGSSDHCFGCFTEEYPVAKGEEIELFN, from the coding sequence ATGAAAAGTTTAGACATTCATAAAAGTGAATATTTAAAACAGTTTGAAAATCAAACCTACGGAAGAAATCTTTTCAGAACCCAGGAAGAAGAAAGGCTGGATGCTCCTAATGAGGAGTGCGGCATCTTCGGAATGTATTCTGATAATGATCTTGATACGTTTTCTCTTTCACAGTTCGGTCTTTTCGCATTACAGCACAGAGGTCAGGAAGCGTGCGGTATTTCTGTTTTGAAAGACGGGAAAATTACCAATATGAAAGATGAAGGGTTGGTTTTGGATGTTTATAAAGAGATCCAGGATCCTGAAGCTTTTATGGGAAATTCTGCAATCGGGCACACCCGTTACACCACTGCAGGAGACAAAAAGAAATATAATTTTCAGCCATTTTTCGCTAAAAATGAATATGACCAGATTATACTTTCGATCGCTCACAATGGTAACCTAACCAATGCGAGGGAGCTAAAAAATGAATTAGAAGCTGAAGGTGTAGTCTTCAGGGCAACTTCTGATTCTGAAGTTATTTTAAGATTAATACAAAAGAATCTTGATTTAGGATTACGTGGAGCTATCAAAGCGACCATGGAGAAAATTGAAGGAGCCTATTCTGTTGTCGGGATGACGAGAAATAAATTTTTCGCATTCAGAGATTTTAACGGAATCAGACCTTTGGTTTTAGGTGCAGTGGATGAAAAAACCTATGTTGTTGCTTCAGAATCTGTAGCTTTAGATGCAGTTGGAGCTCAATATGTGAGAGATATTTTACCTGGAGAAATCATTTATACCAACGAAAACGAGCCCGGAAAACTGAATTCTTACATGGTGAATGAAGAAAGAGGAAAACAAAGAATCTGTTCGTTTGAATATATTTATTTTGCTAGACCCGATTCTACATTACAAAACATCAATGTCTACGAAATCAGAGAAAAATCTGGTGAAAAAATTTGGGAGCAGGCTCCTGTAGAAGCTGATATTGTGATTGGTGTTCCGGATTCCGGAGTTCCGGCTGCGATCGGTTTTTCGAAAGCTTCGGGAATACCTTTCCGTCCGGTTTTGATTAAAAACAGATACATCGGAAGAAGTTTCATCGTCCCGACTCAGGAAATGAGAGAAAGAGTAGTCAATTTAAAACTGAATCCGATTATTTCTGAAATTAAAGGTAAAAGAGTAGTGATCATTGACGATTCAATCGTTCGTGGTACCACATCCAAACGATTGGTTAAAATTCTCAAGGAAGCGGGTGTAAAAGAGATTCACTTCAGAAGTGTTTCTCCACCGATTATTGCACCTTGTTATTTGGGTATTGATACACCTTCAAAAGATGACCTGATTTCTGCCAATATGACAACAGAACAATTAAGAGATTATTTGGGAGTTGATTCCTTAGAGTTTTTAAGCACAGATAATCTTAAAGCAATCTTAGGATCTTCTGACCATTGTTTTGGATGTTTTACGGAAGAATATCCTGTTGCAAAAGGAGAAGAGATAGAATTATTTAATTAA
- the purC gene encoding phosphoribosylaminoimidazolesuccinocarboxamide synthase, with protein MSQKKEMLYEGKAKQVFATDNPDEVVVRFKDDATAFNAQKRGSVDLKGEMNNAITTLIFEYLNEKGIKTHFIKQLDEREQLVKKVSIIPLEMVVRNYSAGSMAQRLGVEEGIKSPVTIFDICYKKDELGDPLINDHHAVFLGAATYEELDEMYELTSDINEILIDLFDKMNIILVDFKIELGKTSDGEIILADEISPDTCRLWDKDTMKKLDKDRFRRDLGEVTEAYVEIYNRLKTVLQK; from the coding sequence ATGAGTCAAAAGAAAGAAATGTTGTACGAAGGTAAAGCAAAACAGGTATTTGCTACCGATAATCCTGATGAAGTTGTAGTGCGTTTTAAGGACGATGCTACAGCATTTAATGCTCAAAAAAGAGGATCTGTTGATTTGAAAGGCGAAATGAATAACGCTATTACCACTCTTATCTTTGAATATTTAAATGAAAAAGGGATTAAAACTCATTTCATTAAGCAATTGGACGAGAGAGAACAATTGGTAAAAAAAGTTTCTATTATTCCTTTGGAAATGGTGGTAAGAAACTATTCTGCAGGAAGCATGGCACAGAGATTAGGCGTTGAAGAAGGAATCAAATCTCCGGTAACAATCTTCGATATCTGTTACAAAAAAGACGAATTGGGAGATCCATTGATTAATGATCACCACGCAGTTTTCTTAGGCGCAGCTACTTATGAAGAGCTTGACGAAATGTATGAATTGACATCAGACATCAACGAAATTCTGATAGACCTTTTCGACAAAATGAATATCATCTTGGTTGATTTCAAAATCGAATTAGGAAAAACTTCAGACGGCGAAATAATCTTAGCTGACGAAATTTCTCCTGATACTTGCAGACTTTGGGACAAAGACACGATGAAGAAATTGGATAAAGACAGATTCAGAAGAGACTTAGGAGAAGTTACCGAGGCTTATGTAGAAATTTATAACAGGCTTAAAACTGTTCTTCAGAAATAA
- a CDS encoding DUF3307 domain-containing protein gives MIFNLLILAHLLGDFILQPNSWVSDKENRKLKSKYLYFHVLIHTVLSFVFLWNIELWWIPALVGISHFIIDSAKIQFQNVKTKKRWFFIDQILHIAVIAGIAFYCNEFNFEFLKDQNYLKIVVAALFLTAPTSIIIRTLLSSWTPVAEEQSNIQTESLSSAGKYIGILERLLVFTFIIVNHWEGVGFMVAAKSVFRFSDLAQAKQRKLTEYVLIGTLLSFGMAVLTGILFK, from the coding sequence ATGATCTTTAATCTACTCATATTGGCACATCTACTCGGAGATTTTATTCTTCAGCCAAATTCATGGGTTTCAGATAAAGAAAATAGAAAACTGAAGAGTAAATATTTGTACTTTCATGTTCTGATTCACACTGTTTTAAGTTTCGTTTTCCTGTGGAATATTGAATTATGGTGGATTCCAGCATTGGTGGGGATTTCACATTTTATCATTGATTCTGCTAAGATCCAGTTTCAAAATGTAAAAACTAAAAAAAGATGGTTTTTCATCGATCAGATTCTGCACATTGCGGTAATTGCAGGCATAGCTTTTTATTGTAATGAATTTAATTTTGAATTTTTAAAAGATCAGAATTATTTAAAAATAGTAGTAGCGGCATTGTTTTTAACTGCTCCGACATCAATTATTATTAGAACACTATTATCGTCTTGGACCCCTGTTGCAGAAGAACAAAGTAATATACAAACCGAATCTTTATCAAGCGCCGGAAAATATATCGGAATCTTAGAACGTCTTTTGGTGTTCACCTTTATCATAGTCAATCATTGGGAAGGTGTAGGATTTATGGTCGCAGCAAAATCTGTTTTCAGATTCAGCGATCTTGCACAGGCAAAACAGCGAAAACTGACAGAATATGTGCTCATTGGCACATTGCTGAGCTTTGGAATGGCTGTTTTAACAGGAATTTTATTTAAGTAA
- a CDS encoding SatD family protein, with protein sequence MIAVITGDIINSQHADTEVWITKLKNLLEKWGSTPQTWEIYRGDEFQFKCNIDDVFWRFLAIKSLIRSQENLDVRIAIGIGEENFSSGKITESNGTAYVNSGRLLNDLKSDGHTVSIKTSNDFLDRDLNILLKWSSKDFDNWTMATAEIIHEMIMNNDITQEDLAKKYTISQSSISQRLKRANYDLIVETNQYFKKKISEL encoded by the coding sequence ATGATAGCGGTCATCACCGGTGATATTATAAATTCGCAACATGCAGACACTGAAGTTTGGATTACCAAACTAAAAAATCTCCTTGAAAAGTGGGGCAGTACCCCACAGACATGGGAAATTTATAGAGGTGATGAGTTTCAGTTCAAATGCAATATCGATGACGTTTTCTGGCGTTTTCTAGCCATAAAATCTCTAATCAGAAGTCAGGAAAATTTAGATGTAAGAATTGCCATTGGTATTGGTGAGGAAAATTTTTCTTCCGGGAAGATCACTGAATCAAACGGTACAGCATATGTCAACTCCGGTCGATTATTAAATGATCTTAAGAGTGACGGCCATACCGTTTCTATCAAAACTTCAAACGATTTTTTAGACCGAGATCTCAATATTCTGCTTAAATGGTCTTCTAAAGATTTTGATAACTGGACGATGGCAACTGCAGAAATCATCCACGAAATGATCATGAATAACGATATCACACAGGAGGATCTCGCAAAAAAGTACACCATATCACAATCATCAATCAGTCAAAGGCTGAAAAGAGCCAACTATGATCTTATCGTAGAAACCAATCAATATTTTAAAAAGAAAATTTCAGAACTGTAG
- a CDS encoding endonuclease — MKKLLLPLLLISSYAFAQIPAGYYDGTAALTGYALKSKVHEIISAKNINWHYGDLTNFYNQTDLDKYYDHGASNTTILLDMYSEIPTGPDSYEYTTANIIGSASAEGQGWNREHMMPQSTFYSNYPMYSDLFYVVPTDARINQLRSNYPYGIAGATTFYTFTNSSKIGNSVIPGSVYTGRVYEPINEFKGDVARCLLYFAVRYEGKLGTFNFNNSTNPTSDTNPLDGTEERSFDPAYIAMLLQWHAQDPVSQREIDRNNAVYAIQKNRNPFIDNPSWVNAIWGQTSDAIVPQTPTNLTVTQNSAYFATLNWSPSASTDVIGYKVYQNGTVVASTQGTSISIDHLLPSTTYQFTVKSYDNGYLLSSDSNIVSTTTLATDIYSKDLFVSKYLEGTSNNKALEITNKTGHPVNLSDYRLSIQFYSGTNYYFVDPYELEGTVQNNEVFVVLNPAANFSCYTINQAKFVTAAPQMTYSGSNYIELRYKSTSVDGIGVSGQSNTSTLANVSLYRKSTVNQPTTTFSISEWDAYASDYCMNLGTLSTSDIIFNNNKFQIYPNPADESIYVKGNVDKVKEIQILDFSGKLMYSEKNPFKNKNYISVKLLTTGNYLLKLDEKTVQFLKK; from the coding sequence ATGAAAAAACTTTTACTTCCTCTTTTACTTATTTCGTCTTATGCGTTTGCTCAAATTCCTGCAGGATATTATGATGGAACAGCTGCTTTAACGGGATATGCCTTGAAATCTAAGGTACATGAGATTATTTCAGCTAAAAATATAAACTGGCACTATGGTGATCTCACCAATTTCTATAATCAGACAGATCTGGATAAATATTATGATCACGGTGCTTCAAACACTACCATTTTATTGGATATGTATTCTGAAATTCCGACAGGTCCAGATTCTTATGAATATACTACAGCCAATATTATCGGTAGTGCATCAGCAGAAGGACAGGGCTGGAACAGAGAGCACATGATGCCTCAAAGTACATTTTATAGCAATTATCCGATGTACTCCGATCTATTTTATGTGGTTCCTACAGACGCGAGAATCAATCAGCTCAGGAGTAATTATCCTTACGGTATTGCAGGAGCCACTACATTTTATACTTTTACGAATTCCTCAAAAATCGGAAACAGTGTAATTCCCGGATCAGTCTACACGGGCCGTGTTTACGAACCTATCAATGAATTTAAAGGTGATGTAGCAAGATGTCTACTATATTTTGCAGTAAGATATGAAGGGAAATTAGGAACGTTTAATTTTAACAATAGCACAAATCCTACTTCCGATACGAATCCTTTAGATGGAACTGAAGAAAGATCTTTTGATCCAGCTTACATTGCAATGCTTCTTCAGTGGCATGCTCAAGATCCTGTTTCACAAAGAGAAATTGACAGAAATAATGCAGTGTATGCAATTCAGAAAAACAGAAATCCTTTTATAGATAATCCCTCATGGGTGAACGCAATCTGGGGACAGACTTCAGATGCAATTGTTCCACAAACTCCGACTAATTTAACGGTAACCCAAAACAGCGCTTATTTTGCAACCTTAAACTGGTCACCAAGTGCAAGTACAGATGTGATCGGATATAAAGTTTATCAAAACGGAACTGTGGTAGCTTCTACCCAGGGAACTTCTATAAGCATTGATCATTTACTACCATCTACAACCTATCAGTTTACAGTAAAATCATATGATAATGGATATTTACTTTCTTCTGACAGCAATATTGTTTCTACAACAACTTTGGCAACCGATATCTATTCTAAAGATTTATTTGTTTCTAAATATTTGGAAGGCACATCAAATAATAAAGCTTTAGAAATTACCAATAAAACGGGACATCCTGTTAATTTGAGTGATTACAGATTGTCAATTCAGTTTTACAGCGGAACAAACTATTATTTTGTAGATCCTTACGAACTGGAAGGAACGGTTCAGAATAACGAAGTTTTTGTTGTTTTAAATCCTGCTGCCAATTTTTCCTGCTACACGATCAATCAGGCTAAATTTGTAACGGCAGCTCCGCAAATGACGTATTCAGGAAGTAATTATATAGAATTAAGATATAAATCTACAAGTGTTGACGGAATAGGAGTGAGCGGACAATCAAATACTTCTACATTGGCAAACGTTTCATTATACAGAAAAAGCACGGTCAATCAACCGACGACAACTTTCAGCATTTCAGAATGGGATGCTTACGCAAGTGATTATTGTATGAATCTCGGAACGCTTTCTACATCTGATATTATTTTTAACAATAACAAATTTCAAATTTATCCTAATCCTGCAGATGAGAGTATTTACGTTAAAGGTAATGTGGATAAAGTGAAAGAAATCCAGATTTTAGATTTCTCCGGAAAATTGATGTACTCAGAAAAAAATCCTTTCAAAAACAAAAATTATATATCAGTTAAGTTATTGACAACAGGTAACTATTTACTTAAATTAGACGAAAAAACTGTTCAGTTTTTAAAAAAATAA
- a CDS encoding acyl-CoA dehydrogenase family protein: protein MNTETINNIKMIAETAKEFAEKNIRPNIMEWDESQTFPKELFHQLGDMGFMGIVIPEQYGGSGLGYHEYVTILDEISQVDPSIGLSVAAHNSLCTNHIYEFGNEEQRNRWLPQLATGKVIGAWGLTEHNTGSDSGGMSTTAVKDGDEWVINGAKNFITHAISGDIAVVMTRTGEIGAKNNSTAFVLEKGMAGFTSGKKENKLGMRASETAELIFDNVRVSDANRLGEVGEGFKQAMKILDGGRISIAALSLGTARGAYKAALKYAKERHQFGKSIASFQAINFMLADMATEIDAAELLIQRASTLKNAKQKMTKEGAMAKLYASEACVRIANNAVQIFGGYGYTKDFPAEKYYRDSKLCTIGEGTSEIQRLVIGRDITQ, encoded by the coding sequence ATGAATACAGAAACTATCAACAACATTAAAATGATAGCTGAAACAGCAAAAGAATTTGCTGAGAAAAATATCAGACCCAATATCATGGAGTGGGACGAAAGCCAGACTTTTCCTAAAGAACTATTTCATCAATTAGGAGATATGGGTTTCATGGGAATCGTAATTCCCGAGCAGTATGGTGGTTCTGGTTTGGGATATCATGAGTATGTGACCATTCTTGACGAGATTTCTCAGGTAGATCCTTCTATCGGTCTTTCTGTAGCAGCTCACAACTCATTGTGCACCAATCATATCTATGAATTCGGAAACGAAGAACAAAGAAACAGATGGCTTCCACAATTGGCAACCGGAAAAGTAATCGGAGCATGGGGATTGACAGAGCACAATACAGGATCTGATTCTGGAGGTATGTCTACTACAGCTGTGAAAGACGGTGACGAATGGGTAATCAACGGAGCGAAAAACTTTATTACACATGCAATTTCAGGAGATATTGCTGTCGTAATGACAAGAACAGGGGAAATTGGTGCTAAGAATAATTCTACCGCTTTCGTTCTAGAAAAAGGAATGGCTGGTTTTACTTCTGGTAAAAAAGAAAACAAATTAGGAATGCGTGCTTCAGAAACAGCAGAACTTATTTTTGATAATGTTAGAGTTTCAGATGCAAACCGTTTGGGAGAAGTTGGTGAAGGCTTTAAGCAGGCGATGAAAATATTAGACGGAGGAAGGATTTCTATTGCTGCATTAAGCTTAGGAACTGCAAGAGGAGCTTACAAAGCTGCTCTGAAATATGCTAAAGAAAGACATCAATTTGGAAAATCTATTGCTTCTTTTCAGGCGATCAACTTTATGCTGGCTGATATGGCAACAGAAATTGATGCTGCAGAATTGCTGATTCAAAGAGCTTCTACGTTGAAAAATGCTAAGCAAAAAATGACAAAAGAAGGTGCAATGGCAAAATTATACGCTTCTGAAGCATGTGTAAGAATTGCTAACAATGCCGTGCAAATTTTCGGAGGGTACGGTTACACGAAAGATTTCCCGGCTGAAAAGTACTACAGAGATTCAAAATTATGTACAATCGGAGAAGGTACTTCTGAAATCCAGAGATTGGTGATCGGGAGAGATATTACTCAGTAA